The Mycoplasma nasistruthionis genome contains a region encoding:
- a CDS encoding YbaB/EbfC family nucleoid-associated protein yields MNPELIKRLKNMQKEMETKQAELEQKEFTVEKQGIKVVVKGDMSVSSIEVSEVLVDPDDVELLQDLITVAINEALDLVKQEQANLAPQMPGMPF; encoded by the coding sequence ATGAACCCAGAATTAATTAAAAGATTAAAAAACATGCAAAAAGAAATGGAAACAAAACAAGCTGAATTAGAACAAAAAGAATTCACAGTTGAAAAACAAGGAATTAAAGTTGTTGTTAAAGGTGATATGTCTGTTTCATCAATTGAAGTATCAGAAGTTTTAGTTGACCCAGATGATGTTGAATTATTGCAAGATTTAATTACTGTAGCAATTAATGAAGCTTTAGATTTAGTTAAACAAGAACAAGCTAACTTAGCACCTCAAATGCCTGGTATGCCATTTTAA
- a CDS encoding toprim domain-containing protein codes for MFNNSDILQFIAKLKQIPGISKKQAEKIVYWILDNPKEVVEDIATSFLDLKDKTTFCELCANIKTDGKCIICHNPKRTNQLMIVENLQSLQKIESTDFYQGKYYVFNTLVENHGDLNKNKKQFDNLYDYATAFDEIIIAISPTLKGNLTSSVIKKQLVNMGLKVTELAIGVPLGASVDYIDPITLQFAIRNRRK; via the coding sequence ATGTTCAATAACAGTGATATTTTGCAATTTATTGCAAAATTAAAACAAATACCTGGAATCAGTAAAAAACAAGCAGAAAAAATTGTTTACTGAATTCTAGATAACCCTAAAGAAGTAGTTGAAGATATAGCAACTTCTTTTTTAGACTTAAAAGACAAAACAACATTTTGTGAACTATGTGCCAATATTAAAACAGATGGCAAATGTATTATTTGTCATAATCCAAAAAGAACAAATCAACTTATGATTGTAGAAAATCTACAATCACTTCAAAAAATCGAAAGTACTGATTTTTATCAAGGTAAATACTATGTTTTTAACACCTTAGTTGAAAATCATGGCGACTTAAATAAAAATAAGAAGCAATTTGACAATCTTTATGATTATGCTACTGCTTTTGATGAAATTATTATTGCTATTTCACCAACTTTAAAAGGTAACTTAACATCAAGTGTAATTAAAAAACAATTAGTTAATATGGGACTTAAAGTTACAGAATTAGCAATAGGAGTTCCACTAGGAGCATCAGTTGATTATATTGACCCAATAACATTACAGTTTGCAATTAGAAACAGAAGAAAATAA
- a CDS encoding S8 family serine peptidase, with amino-acid sequence MKINKIIKFLSLSTMVSFSAFQLSAIKTNYNDDNKNKPYWQFLDKYFKEMKVFDTIQKVNNNEINIIKNSNPGLNVGIIEIGNDKDNYENWMKNIRRGTKVGNINYLDFNDRWDSGIKKHGAVVTTIIGSDIGINRNAQIFYAKYNEEKLTEILETFAKNNVKLINCSFGTHAPFYYEWVNDKILNPIKSKNKGVMKPILDNYLNLLEKMAFIIDLVKWKNFDPGALEIEIKNSNVEFNELDLIENKYFALKKQREIFNKFILKHNATVIFSAGNSSQTNDEWYVKIKKKFEREWYPKNGLISHKQFINNLIDELTKIKMPELSVNELKNLQKFIEYIKTKFKPYVNNLLNDVRNFYFTFPDKTTGAESDWNKNFLISVYEKMKQWKDIDSLFLNNIITVGSVTYDKKPSDFSLYDSTNRGLNPFISSFGDFWDYNKGKKQVNISEFPKHLEKYGKEFIEDMNNMRGTSFSAPMITGLISLLQTQFAENISPNIIKVLLAHSSALVQQNNIDKKSGLALKIDGLQPNNSFNRTGFGLPNYEKMYELYATYKSNQNTYKHGIFHLNNINFTNYVQNNFSLKLLDNIRINNYDANNDNRFKYVLTASSKIFNFSDVLKKIKKIVEKQNNINKKKIIAFIDKIAEFEFENFNKNMIDIQAEVSEYNSYGSLLNKNSQSSTSFDSSTEKISIQLKTESEELSVNSSITFPQLNKILVNAQNILRKTLNNKEKLDECLNILINAYKEIIMEMEVTYASEIQNI; translated from the coding sequence ATGAAAATAAATAAAATAATAAAATTTCTTTCTCTAAGCACCATGGTTTCATTTTCAGCGTTTCAATTAAGTGCAATTAAAACGAATTACAATGATGACAACAAAAATAAACCATATTGACAATTTCTTGATAAATATTTTAAAGAAATGAAAGTTTTTGACACAATACAAAAAGTAAATAACAATGAAATTAATATTATAAAAAATAGCAATCCTGGATTAAATGTAGGAATTATTGAAATCGGAAATGATAAAGATAATTATGAAAATTGAATGAAAAATATAAGACGTGGGACTAAAGTAGGTAACATTAATTATTTAGATTTTAATGATAGATGAGATTCAGGTATAAAAAAACATGGAGCAGTTGTTACAACAATTATTGGAAGCGACATAGGAATTAACAGAAATGCACAAATATTTTATGCAAAATATAATGAAGAAAAATTAACGGAAATCTTAGAAACATTTGCTAAGAATAATGTAAAACTTATAAATTGTAGTTTTGGTACACACGCTCCTTTTTATTACGAATGAGTTAATGATAAAATTCTAAACCCTATTAAATCAAAAAATAAAGGTGTTATGAAGCCTATATTAGATAACTATTTAAATCTTTTAGAAAAAATGGCTTTCATAATAGATTTAGTTAAATGAAAAAACTTTGATCCTGGTGCTTTAGAAATTGAAATAAAAAATTCAAATGTTGAATTTAATGAACTTGATTTGATAGAAAATAAATATTTTGCACTGAAAAAACAAAGAGAAATTTTTAATAAATTTATACTAAAACATAATGCTACAGTTATTTTTTCTGCTGGAAATTCATCTCAAACAAACGATGAATGATATGTAAAAATTAAGAAAAAGTTTGAGAGAGAATGATACCCTAAAAATGGTTTAATTTCACATAAACAATTTATTAATAATTTAATTGATGAATTAACAAAAATAAAAATGCCTGAATTGTCTGTAAATGAGCTTAAAAATCTTCAAAAATTTATTGAATATATTAAAACTAAATTCAAACCTTATGTTAATAATCTTTTAAATGATGTGCGCAATTTTTATTTTACTTTTCCTGATAAAACAACAGGTGCTGAAAGTGATTGAAATAAAAATTTTTTAATAAGTGTTTATGAAAAAATGAAACAATGAAAAGATATTGATTCCTTGTTTTTAAATAACATAATAACAGTTGGTTCTGTTACATATGACAAAAAACCATCTGATTTTTCTTTATATGATTCTACAAACAGAGGACTAAATCCTTTTATATCAAGTTTTGGAGACTTTTGAGACTATAACAAAGGTAAAAAACAAGTCAACATCAGTGAGTTTCCAAAACATCTAGAAAAATATGGAAAAGAATTTATTGAAGATATGAATAACATGAGAGGAACAAGTTTTTCTGCTCCAATGATAACTGGATTAATTTCTCTTTTACAAACTCAGTTTGCAGAAAATATTTCTCCTAATATTATTAAAGTTTTATTAGCTCATTCATCAGCATTAGTTCAACAAAATAATATCGACAAAAAATCTGGGTTAGCTTTAAAAATAGATGGATTACAACCGAATAATTCTTTTAATAGAACTGGCTTTGGATTACCTAATTATGAAAAAATGTATGAACTTTATGCGACATACAAAAGTAATCAAAATACTTACAAACATGGGATTTTTCATTTAAATAATATTAACTTTACAAATTATGTTCAAAATAATTTTTCCTTAAAATTATTAGATAATATACGAATTAATAATTATGATGCTAATAATGATAATAGATTTAAATATGTTCTTACAGCTTCATCTAAGATATTTAACTTCTCCGATGTTTTAAAAAAGATAAAAAAAATTGTTGAAAAACAAAACAACATTAACAAGAAAAAAATTATTGCTTTTATTGATAAAATTGCTGAATTTGAATTTGAAAATTTCAATAAAAATATGATTGATATACAAGCAGAAGTTTCTGAATATAACTCCTATGGTTCTCTTTTAAATAAGAATTCTCAAAGCTCAACTTCATTTGATTCTTCTACTGAGAAAATAAGCATTCAATTAAAAACAGAATCTGAAGAATTAAGTGTTAACTCAAGTATTACTTTTCCACAGCTAAACAAGATACTTGTGAATGCACAAAATATTTTAAGGAAAACATTAAACAATAAAGAAAAACTTGATGAGTGTCTAAATATTTTAATAAATGCTTACAAAGAAATAATAATGGAGATGGAGGTTACATATGCTAGTGAAATCCAAAATATTTAG
- a CDS encoding YhcH/YjgK/YiaL family protein has translation MIVDKIKNMNLYKDINPKLAKAFKWIQQNDLSKFELGKHIIDDDMFFVHRTLEMSKPNDMTCEVHNHYADIHLFKEKEVYGYIPVNYLQQLEPITDYDTAMDVRYYKAKKALGLVEIEPDNFMLFLPNEIHCPGIVSFSEQYQNNKLISKYILKVKMN, from the coding sequence ATGATTGTAGATAAAATTAAAAACATGAATTTATACAAAGATATAAATCCAAAGTTAGCAAAAGCTTTTAAATGAATTCAACAAAATGATTTAAGTAAATTTGAATTAGGCAAACATATAATTGATGATGATATGTTTTTTGTACATCGTACATTAGAAATGTCTAAACCAAATGATATGACTTGCGAAGTACATAATCATTATGCTGATATTCACTTATTTAAAGAAAAAGAAGTTTATGGTTATATTCCAGTTAATTATTTACAGCAACTAGAACCAATTACTGACTATGACACAGCAATGGATGTAAGATACTACAAAGCTAAAAAGGCTTTAGGATTAGTTGAAATAGAGCCAGATAATTTCATGTTATTTTTACCAAATGAAATTCACTGTCCAGGAATTGTAAGTTTCTCTGAACAATATCAAAACAACAAATTAATTTCAAAATACATTCTAAAAGTTAAAATGAACTAA
- a CDS encoding AAA family ATPase, translated as MIQSKILETISDLASKNSLNHLFLLTAHNVYNFESDLLDLVNAINLSNSWQLTPNVIHLGLESKTIKKQDLDQAFLLASNSNSTNYKYKILIIPNIENISVNGLNAILKSIEEPSENVITILTTNKIQKILPTILSRAFVIKPIINTYQDTLKQVQDLGIGSEYLNIYAVLYQDANYIKQLIENKSDTIIEKLMPILESDQFHLDLFRFINKNLLKDNLETNNLILDFLKSFLLDAFLQDKSNLIFKNLIKNKTKLIKSKPLTLSFIHDIYNFKTNLSYSANFELQKQLLIIKLMEKNG; from the coding sequence ATGATACAAAGTAAAATATTAGAAACCATAAGTGATTTAGCATCAAAAAATTCGCTAAATCACTTATTTTTATTAACAGCACATAATGTTTATAACTTTGAATCAGATTTATTAGATTTAGTTAATGCAATTAATTTATCTAATTCTTGACAGTTAACACCTAATGTTATTCATTTAGGTTTAGAATCTAAAACAATTAAAAAACAAGACTTAGATCAAGCGTTTTTATTAGCTTCAAATTCTAATTCAACTAATTACAAATATAAAATCTTAATTATTCCAAATATCGAAAACATCAGTGTCAATGGGTTAAATGCAATTTTAAAATCAATTGAAGAACCTTCAGAAAACGTAATAACAATTTTAACAACTAACAAAATACAAAAAATATTGCCAACAATTTTATCTCGAGCTTTTGTTATTAAACCAATTATAAATACCTATCAAGACACACTAAAACAAGTACAGGACTTAGGTATTGGTTCAGAATATTTAAATATTTACGCTGTTTTATATCAAGATGCAAATTATATTAAGCAGCTAATTGAAAATAAATCTGACACAATAATTGAAAAACTTATGCCTATTTTAGAATCTGATCAATTTCACCTTGATCTATTTAGATTTATAAACAAAAATTTACTTAAAGACAATTTAGAAACAAATAATCTGATTTTAGATTTTTTAAAATCATTTTTATTAGATGCATTTTTACAAGATAAATCTAATCTAATCTTTAAAAACTTAATTAAAAATAAAACTAAATTAATCAAATCTAAACCACTGACTTTATCTTTTATTCATGATATTTACAATTTCAAAACTAACCTATCATACTCTGCAAACTTTGAATTACAAAAACAACTATTAATCATCAAACTTATGGAGAAAAATGGCTAA
- the rsmI gene encoding 16S rRNA (cytidine(1402)-2'-O)-methyltransferase, which produces MAKLYIVGTPIGNLEDITIRALNTLKSVNFIACEDTRVTRKLLDRYLEPNEIASKKLFKYDKFTEKNSAKGIINLIEQGNDVALVSDAGMPVVSDPGFDAISQALAQDIDIEIIPGVTAAITAFVGSNFSAEFTFLGFIKDKTQQRINQLKELAIGTYIFYVSPHKLIQTLDDIYTVFQDKAQLCLTKELTKLYEQWFRGNALELKEHFQSLDSIKGEYTLVLNIPKSKREKVNKYKKDKIEK; this is translated from the coding sequence ATGGCTAAATTATACATCGTAGGAACTCCTATTGGAAACTTAGAAGACATTACTATACGTGCCTTAAATACTTTAAAATCAGTCAATTTTATTGCTTGTGAAGATACTAGGGTTACTCGTAAATTATTAGACAGATATCTTGAACCAAATGAAATAGCTTCAAAGAAACTATTTAAATATGACAAGTTTACTGAAAAAAACAGCGCTAAAGGAATTATTAACCTTATTGAGCAAGGAAATGATGTTGCTCTTGTTTCAGATGCTGGTATGCCAGTCGTTTCTGACCCTGGTTTTGATGCCATTTCACAAGCATTGGCACAAGATATTGATATCGAAATCATTCCAGGAGTAACAGCAGCTATTACTGCTTTTGTAGGTTCAAATTTTAGTGCTGAATTTACTTTTTTAGGATTTATCAAAGACAAAACACAACAACGAATTAATCAACTAAAAGAACTTGCGATTGGTACTTATATTTTTTATGTTTCACCTCATAAACTAATTCAAACTTTAGACGATATTTACACAGTTTTTCAAGACAAAGCACAACTTTGTTTAACAAAAGAATTAACTAAGCTTTATGAACAATGATTCAGAGGAAATGCTTTAGAGCTCAAAGAGCATTTTCAAAGTTTAGATAGCATCAAAGGTGAATATACATTAGTGCTTAATATACCTAAAAGTAAACGTGAAAAGGTCAATAAATACAAAAAGGATAAAATTGAAAAATAA
- a CDS encoding phosphatidate cytidylyltransferase, which produces MNSNRLNNTNKSFVKNRLIPALILILVAIPLFTLLLVSFNPTYNQNLSEGVKLLFKSTSAVLLIIFSFWLFFELNMSTIKNKYFAILLSAIALVGVFGNMSLWQQLLLFTGKQNEFGWSNDLNEVGKLTRQFVFDWYLLLIPILAIIFRIMIKLFIIKMPNYKWLIINSLIYGLTLAILIIFIKFFIVLLTQNYGLELIMLFLFISCGYDIGGYFGGKTLGHKFIKPKLAPKLSPKKTYEGAFVGYLTSMLVALILISSMYGIKNGINSNLYTQNTIFNYFLNTSNFTAYIITFLFIAPFAALFGDLYFSGIKRMNGIKDFSKLLKEHGGALDRFDSISFVFVLFAILAVLSSIN; this is translated from the coding sequence ATGAATTCAAACAGATTAAACAACACTAATAAAAGCTTTGTAAAAAACAGGTTAATTCCTGCACTTATTTTAATTTTAGTAGCTATTCCTTTATTTACTTTGCTTTTAGTTTCTTTTAATCCGACATATAATCAAAACTTATCTGAAGGTGTAAAACTATTATTTAAATCAACATCAGCAGTGCTTTTAATAATATTCTCATTCTGATTGTTTTTTGAATTAAATATGAGCACTATTAAAAATAAATATTTTGCCATTTTACTTTCAGCAATTGCTTTAGTTGGTGTATTTGGCAACATGTCTTTATGACAACAATTACTTTTATTCACAGGAAAACAAAATGAATTTGGTTGATCAAATGACTTAAATGAAGTAGGAAAATTAACTCGTCAATTTGTATTTGATTGATACTTGTTGTTAATACCTATACTAGCAATTATTTTTAGAATTATGATTAAGTTATTCATAATTAAGATGCCAAATTATAAATGATTAATAATTAATTCTTTAATTTATGGATTAACACTTGCAATCTTAATTATATTTATTAAATTTTTTATAGTTTTATTAACACAAAACTATGGACTTGAATTAATAATGTTATTCTTATTCATTTCATGTGGATATGATATAGGTGGTTATTTTGGTGGTAAAACTTTAGGTCATAAATTTATTAAACCTAAATTAGCACCAAAATTAAGTCCTAAAAAAACTTATGAAGGAGCATTTGTTGGTTATTTAACTTCAATGCTTGTTGCTTTAATTTTAATTTCATCAATGTATGGAATTAAAAATGGTATTAATTCAAATTTATATACACAAAACACCATATTTAATTATTTTTTAAATACTTCTAATTTCACTGCTTATATAATTACTTTCTTATTTATAGCTCCTTTTGCAGCTTTATTTGGTGACTTATATTTCTCAGGAATTAAAAGAATGAACGGAATTAAAGATTTTTCAAAACTTTTAAAAGAACATGGTGGTGCATTAGATCGTTTTGATAGTATTAGCTTTGTGTTTGTTTTATTTGCTATACTAGCTGTTTTATCATCAATTAATTAA
- the tmk gene encoding dTMP kinase, with amino-acid sequence MFISFEGLDGSGKTTITHKLEAAMQSLYPHLNVIWTREPGGTNIKEAEKIREIILDKDHELSPVAEALLYSASRRIHLEKVIWPALKNNDFVICDRYVDSFFAYQGYARNLGIDFAKKSLK; translated from the coding sequence ATGTTTATATCATTTGAAGGATTAGACGGAAGCGGAAAAACAACTATTACACATAAACTTGAAGCTGCAATGCAAAGTTTATACCCACACTTAAACGTGATTTGAACTCGTGAACCAGGTGGAACAAATATTAAAGAGGCTGAAAAGATTCGTGAAATTATTTTAGACAAAGACCATGAATTATCTCCAGTTGCTGAAGCTTTACTTTATTCAGCAAGCCGTAGAATTCACCTAGAAAAAGTGATTTGACCAGCTTTGAAAAATAATGATTTTGTAATTTGTGATCGTTATGTGGATAGTTTTTTTGCTTATCAAGGTTATGCTCGTAATTTAGGAATTGATTTTGCTAAAAAATCACTGAAATAG
- a CDS encoding DUF2130 domain-containing protein gives MLKTKKIKRSNKIASKIEKVFVDLKSQSLLFKIENQNYEIFVSEVPEFDKLIQEYLETSQNNNLRTQIEKDFLEKLPNMDKTKNLIAQKEKELNELHNKEKHKLENELNELKTQIEKFDSEKERAILETEAKLNDEKIKLIERENKNYNELKDKKEKELNELNTIIFDLKAKLNAKEELAKEEKEKAILEIKSKLNEEKNEIQKQLDEKINELKNNNKNINSEKELAVSTAKIEWLNEKQNEIEQVKKDLTLELEQKYKDEIKNLEDDKRRLERRNTWSSKVIGEEFETEIYEKVKDDFSEADGLRIKKDNASVKGDDNKATKADFIIELFDKYNPKKVYATILIECKTEYTNSGETKTKNSQFFEPLLKNHIKKHATVSLLVSTVDPNDSRLLRDISQYDEKTDTFNEMYFLRPVLLKPFLKVLKARFDELYLKGQNKIEKINSEIFTIKQNAIEFTQLLDKKLADFNKDLNSIKKSNDKIQTSLNDALEASKAIEKKITNDFLKNLEILFKKATKFKFVEISDEVKEEILEQENSIKQLTHDQEAEYTVED, from the coding sequence ATGTTAAAAACCAAAAAAATTAAAAGGAGCAATAAAATCGCAAGTAAAATTGAAAAAGTTTTTGTAGACTTAAAATCACAAAGCTTATTATTTAAAATTGAAAATCAAAACTATGAAATATTTGTTTCTGAAGTTCCTGAATTTGACAAGCTTATTCAAGAATATTTAGAAACTAGTCAAAATAATAATTTAAGAACTCAAATTGAAAAAGATTTTTTAGAAAAACTTCCTAATATGGATAAAACAAAAAATTTAATTGCTCAAAAAGAAAAAGAATTAAATGAATTACATAATAAAGAAAAACATAAATTAGAAAATGAATTAAATGAATTAAAAACTCAAATTGAAAAATTTGATAGTGAAAAAGAAAGAGCAATACTTGAAACTGAAGCAAAACTAAATGATGAAAAAATCAAACTAATTGAACGTGAAAATAAAAATTACAATGAATTAAAAGATAAAAAAGAAAAAGAATTAAATGAATTGAATACAATTATTTTTGATCTAAAAGCTAAATTAAATGCCAAAGAAGAACTAGCCAAAGAAGAAAAAGAAAAAGCAATACTTGAAATTAAATCAAAACTAAATGAAGAAAAAAATGAAATTCAAAAACAACTAGATGAAAAAATAAACGAATTAAAAAACAACAACAAAAATATTAATTCAGAAAAAGAACTTGCGGTTTCAACTGCTAAAATTGAATGATTAAACGAAAAACAAAATGAAATTGAGCAAGTTAAAAAAGACTTAACACTTGAACTAGAACAAAAATACAAAGATGAAATAAAAAATTTAGAAGATGATAAAAGAAGACTTGAAAGAAGAAATACATGAAGTTCTAAAGTTATTGGTGAAGAATTTGAAACAGAAATTTACGAAAAAGTAAAAGACGATTTCAGCGAAGCTGATGGACTTAGAATTAAAAAAGATAATGCTTCTGTTAAAGGTGATGATAACAAAGCTACAAAGGCTGACTTTATTATTGAACTATTTGACAAATACAATCCAAAAAAAGTTTATGCAACAATTTTAATTGAATGTAAAACCGAATACACAAATAGCGGTGAAACTAAAACTAAAAACAGTCAATTCTTTGAACCACTACTTAAAAACCACATTAAAAAACATGCTACTGTTTCACTGTTAGTTTCTACAGTCGATCCAAATGATTCAAGATTATTAAGAGACATTTCACAATATGATGAAAAAACTGATACATTTAATGAAATGTACTTCCTTAGACCTGTGCTTTTAAAACCTTTCTTAAAAGTATTAAAAGCTAGATTTGACGAACTATACTTAAAAGGTCAAAATAAAATTGAAAAAATTAATAGTGAAATTTTCACCATTAAGCAAAATGCAATTGAATTTACACAACTTTTAGACAAAAAATTAGCGGACTTTAATAAAGACCTGAATTCAATAAAAAAATCAAATGATAAAATTCAAACTTCTTTAAATGATGCTCTTGAAGCTTCCAAAGCAATTGAGAAAAAAATAACAAATGACTTCTTAAAGAATCTAGAGATATTATTTAAAAAAGCTACAAAGTTTAAGTTTGTTGAAATCAGTGATGAAGTTAAAGAAGAAATTTTAGAGCAAGAAAACTCAATTAAACAACTAACACACGATCAAGAAGCAGAATATACTGTAGAGGATTAA
- the dnaX gene encoding DNA polymerase III subunit gamma/tau, with translation MAYKALYRKYRPQTFDQVKGQSHIVSTLKNILLTDKIGHAYLFSGPKGTGKTSVAKIFANVLNCSHKTTDKTVACDSCLQNFNTNLDIIEMDAASNNGVDEIRDLKEKVEQSPINGLFKIYIIDEIHMLSKSAFNALLKTVEEPPKHAIFIFATTDPQKIPLTIRSRVLSFNFNRMTDNEIINHLKEILANEGIYYEVEALRVIARLSSGGMRDALSIADQASSFNNKRILVSDLYQNFGILSSTEIIDLLTAVALKKSTELIQRIISLSQRGIDANQLCLSLISFVKEKIILNKTNDANLVFSFNANQLNSISIPQNLYLDLLMSFMRF, from the coding sequence ATGGCATACAAGGCTCTTTATCGTAAATATCGTCCACAGACTTTTGATCAAGTAAAGGGTCAAAGTCATATTGTAAGCACTCTTAAAAACATTCTTTTGACAGACAAAATAGGGCATGCTTATCTATTTTCAGGACCAAAAGGGACTGGAAAAACTTCTGTTGCAAAAATATTTGCCAATGTCTTAAACTGTTCTCATAAAACAACTGACAAAACTGTTGCTTGTGATTCTTGTTTACAAAACTTTAACACTAATTTAGACATCATAGAAATGGATGCAGCTTCAAATAATGGAGTTGATGAAATTAGAGACTTAAAAGAAAAAGTTGAGCAAAGTCCAATTAATGGTTTATTTAAAATTTATATCATTGACGAGATTCATATGCTGTCTAAAAGTGCCTTTAATGCACTTTTAAAAACTGTTGAAGAACCACCTAAACACGCAATTTTTATATTTGCTACAACTGATCCACAAAAAATACCTTTAACTATTCGCTCAAGGGTTTTAAGTTTCAATTTTAACAGAATGACTGACAATGAAATTATCAATCATTTAAAAGAAATTTTAGCTAATGAAGGTATTTATTATGAAGTTGAAGCTTTAAGGGTTATTGCACGTTTATCAAGTGGTGGAATGCGTGATGCTCTTTCAATTGCTGATCAAGCAAGTTCATTTAACAATAAACGCATTTTAGTTTCAGATTTATATCAAAACTTTGGAATTTTATCAAGTACAGAAATTATTGATTTATTAACTGCTGTAGCACTTAAAAAATCCACAGAATTAATTCAAAGAATAATTTCATTATCACAACGTGGAATTGATGCAAATCAATTGTGTTTAAGCCTTATTTCATTTGTTAAAGAGAAAATTATCTTAAATAAAACTAATGATGCCAACTTAGTATTTTCATTTAATGCAAATCAGTTAAATTCAATTAGCATTCCTCAAAATCTTTATTTAGATTTATTGATGAGTTTTATGAGATTTTAA